Proteins encoded in a region of the Enterococcus gilvus ATCC BAA-350 genome:
- a CDS encoding alpha/beta hydrolase has translation MQRIIKGIILVISFLLVFGGIYYAKFRYFGPGTLPKQKDVHYSNVPTVFIHGYEGNSFSFGPLLRQLERDNIAKREMTIVVQADGKLSVEGKLKNMNDNPTIMVLFSKDVPDEITQSQWIDTVMRYLYEQKITRVNLVSHSMGGVSSLRYLLEYAGDRTPSVERFVAISAPFNDLEIAEDTEDVFAYEMTDGGPTGETPIYQYFDKAMNKLPSNLNVLSVAGDLGDGSASDGSVSTHSAFALRLLFKKHAKSYQELIVKGAGHSSITKSAELKNELIRFIWKKAA, from the coding sequence ATGCAGCGAATCATAAAAGGCATCATTTTAGTTATTAGCTTCTTATTGGTTTTCGGAGGCATTTATTATGCGAAGTTCCGATATTTTGGACCTGGAACCTTGCCTAAGCAGAAAGACGTTCATTATTCCAATGTACCAACAGTCTTTATACATGGTTACGAAGGAAACTCTTTTTCGTTTGGTCCATTACTTCGTCAACTTGAAAGAGACAACATTGCAAAACGTGAAATGACGATTGTTGTTCAGGCGGACGGCAAGTTGTCTGTAGAAGGCAAGTTAAAGAATATGAATGATAATCCGACAATTATGGTTCTTTTTTCAAAAGATGTTCCAGATGAAATCACTCAAAGTCAATGGATTGATACAGTGATGCGCTATTTATACGAACAAAAAATTACGAGAGTAAACTTAGTGAGCCATTCAATGGGAGGTGTCTCTTCTCTTCGATACTTGTTGGAATATGCAGGAGATAGAACGCCTTCAGTAGAAAGGTTTGTCGCAATTTCGGCACCGTTTAATGATCTAGAAATTGCTGAAGACACAGAGGATGTATTTGCTTATGAAATGACTGATGGGGGGCCCACTGGCGAAACCCCGATTTATCAATACTTTGATAAGGCGATGAATAAACTGCCGTCAAATTTAAACGTGTTAAGCGTCGCTGGAGATTTAGGCGACGGATCCGCTAGCGATGGCTCCGTTTCGACACATAGTGCATTTGCGTTACGGTTACTATTTAAAAAGCATGCTAAAAGTTATCAAGAATTAATTGTGAAAGGCGCAGGACACTCATCAATTACGAAAAGCGCGGAGTTGAAAAATGAATTGATCCGTTTTATTTGGAAAAA